One Lysinibacillus fusiformis genomic window carries:
- a CDS encoding 50S ribosomal protein L25/general stress protein Ctc, protein MSTVLSVRKREAGHRSTLTQLRKGGAIPAVIYGYKLVSTPISISAKEFKKFIQKNGRNGVFPMELDGTRVNVVVSEVQQCSLKDEVNHIDFLAINMSEELEVDAAVTLVGESVGVREGGILMQPNLEIKIKVKPTEIPETIEIDITKLAIGDAIMVADIRKQVDFDIISEDDFTLVTIMAPVASVEAEEIDTSDE, encoded by the coding sequence ATGAGTACAGTCTTAAGTGTAAGAAAACGCGAAGCTGGGCATCGTTCGACATTAACCCAACTTAGAAAAGGGGGAGCCATTCCAGCAGTAATTTACGGCTACAAATTAGTTTCAACCCCAATTTCTATTTCTGCGAAAGAATTTAAAAAGTTCATTCAGAAAAATGGACGCAATGGTGTTTTCCCAATGGAGTTAGATGGGACAAGAGTAAATGTTGTGGTATCTGAAGTGCAACAATGTAGTTTGAAGGATGAAGTAAATCACATTGATTTTTTAGCCATTAATATGTCTGAAGAATTAGAAGTTGATGCAGCCGTAACTCTTGTTGGTGAGTCTGTTGGTGTAAGAGAAGGTGGCATATTAATGCAACCGAACTTGGAAATAAAAATAAAAGTAAAACCAACTGAAATACCAGAAACAATTGAGATTGATATTACGAAACTTGCAATCGGGGATGCTATTATGGTAGCGGATATTCGCAAGCAAGTAGATTTTGATATTATAAGTGAAGATGATTTTACATTGGTAACCATCATGGCACCAGTTGCATCTGTAGAGGCAGAAGAAATAGACACTAGCGATGAATAA
- a CDS encoding anti-sigma-F factor Fin — translation MSVRYRCRHCEVEIGTLPFDADDTIRKLHIFEMGEADDYVEKDQHGQTTVHCICEQCEDSLRQYPDYHALNKWIQ, via the coding sequence ATGTCAGTTCGCTATCGATGTCGGCATTGTGAAGTAGAAATAGGGACACTACCATTTGATGCAGATGATACAATTCGGAAGTTGCATATTTTCGAGATGGGTGAGGCGGATGATTATGTTGAAAAGGATCAGCATGGACAAACGACTGTGCACTGCATTTGTGAGCAATGTGAGGATTCGCTTAGACAATATCCAGATTATCATGCACTCAATAAATGGATTCAATAA
- the spoVT gene encoding stage V sporulation protein T, with translation MKATGIVRRIDDLGRVVIPKEIRRTLRIREGDPLEIYTDREGEVILKKYSPINDLGEFAREYVETLYETLGTPAFVTDRDEVIAVSGIGKKEYINRRITSFAESFMDERSTKIEKMETTIEIVPGQYEQVKSYCATPIMVNGDPIGCIIVLSKVHFVGEVEVKVVETAANFLAKQME, from the coding sequence ATGAAAGCAACAGGGATTGTTCGTCGTATTGATGATTTAGGGCGTGTGGTTATTCCAAAAGAAATTCGTAGGACGCTACGTATTCGTGAAGGAGACCCGTTAGAAATTTACACGGACCGTGAAGGAGAAGTCATTTTAAAAAAATATTCTCCGATTAATGATTTAGGGGAATTTGCGAGAGAATATGTAGAAACGTTATATGAAACGTTGGGTACCCCAGCATTTGTAACGGACCGAGATGAAGTTATTGCGGTTTCCGGTATCGGCAAGAAAGAGTATATAAATCGTCGTATTACATCCTTTGCGGAAAGTTTTATGGACGAGCGCTCAACAAAGATTGAAAAAATGGAAACAACAATTGAAATTGTTCCTGGACAATATGAGCAGGTAAAATCTTATTGTGCAACGCCAATTATGGTCAATGGCGATCCAATTGGCTGCATTATTGTTCTTTCCAAAGTGCATTTTGTCGGTGAAGTAGAAGTAAAAGTTGTGGAAACAGCTGCAAATTTCTTAGCTAAGCAAATGGAATAA
- the pth gene encoding aminoacyl-tRNA hydrolase, giving the protein MKIIVGLGNPGKPYEHTRHNIGFDVVDALAKKWGAPLTNSKFNGMYVTVHRPEGKVLLVKPLTYMNLSGECVGPLMDYFDIDVEDLIVIYDDLDLETGKLRLRQKGSAGGHNGIKSLIQHLGTQEFNRVRIGVNRPPAGMKVADYVLSKFSKEDQGVMEDAVDKSVNAIEAALSKPFLDVMNHFNS; this is encoded by the coding sequence ATGAAAATTATTGTTGGTTTAGGAAATCCAGGTAAACCTTATGAGCATACTAGACATAATATTGGCTTTGATGTGGTTGATGCATTAGCGAAAAAATGGGGTGCTCCTTTAACAAATTCAAAATTTAATGGTATGTATGTAACTGTACATCGTCCAGAGGGCAAGGTTCTACTTGTTAAGCCTTTAACATATATGAATTTATCGGGTGAATGTGTTGGTCCACTAATGGATTATTTTGATATTGATGTAGAAGATTTAATAGTTATTTACGATGATTTAGACTTAGAAACAGGAAAGTTACGTTTACGTCAAAAAGGTAGTGCTGGTGGGCATAATGGTATTAAGTCATTAATTCAGCATTTAGGAACACAAGAATTTAACCGTGTTCGTATTGGTGTTAATCGACCTCCGGCAGGCATGAAGGTAGCGGATTATGTGCTATCAAAGTTTTCTAAAGAAGACCAAGGTGTCATGGAGGATGCTGTTGATAAAAGTGTAAATGCAATAGAAGCAGCTCTGTCAAAGCCATTTCTTGATGTGATGAACCACTTTAACAGTTAG
- a CDS encoding putative polysaccharide biosynthesis protein: protein MSERFGMKSYMKGAALLTIAALIVKVLSAIYRVPFQNLVGDEGFYIYQQVYPVISIFVVWTSSGFAVAISKMLADNDCIVDPVERTQKRSGIMRIIFRYLTLLSFVFFSVLFVGADLLANLMGDGKLAPLLRTGSFIVLVMPALAVLKGGFQSRGIMEPIAYAQVLEQTVRVCFILVGTFIVMTTTKSLYGAGQMAITGTVIGECFGFLLLAYIFKKRFGTFIGKQQQQIASLPVLKEVTLLSLSVSMSSLLLLGYQLVDSFTIYSLLIDSGMDQTIAKETKGIYDRGQPLVQLGIVIASSLSLAIVPLVAHMSKKREGRSAIPFIQLTYRSSVLFGWAASLGLILVMPYINAMLFKTDALSDVLMLYVLQIVPLSIILTFTAILQGYGKLKKPALFLFTGFIMKILLNVLTIDSLGVLGAAIANNVGLLFSALALVFYLKKITGIQLAPVNFYKKISVASLSMTVVVVLWLQFAPTFLSNFLSARFVAVVAGLSAVSIGAFVMITVIAKLRVLAEKEWYLLPFGRRMAVYQLWLNRKK from the coding sequence ATGTCGGAACGTTTTGGCATGAAAAGTTACATGAAAGGTGCAGCTTTATTAACAATTGCGGCTCTTATTGTAAAAGTACTAAGTGCAATTTATCGTGTACCTTTTCAAAATCTTGTTGGTGATGAAGGTTTCTATATTTACCAACAGGTGTATCCAGTAATATCTATTTTTGTTGTTTGGACATCGAGTGGTTTTGCAGTAGCCATTTCTAAGATGCTTGCTGATAATGATTGTATAGTAGACCCCGTAGAAAGAACACAGAAAAGAAGCGGCATTATGCGTATTATTTTTCGTTATTTAACGTTGCTGTCGTTCGTATTTTTTTCTGTACTATTTGTAGGTGCGGACTTGCTAGCTAATTTGATGGGTGATGGAAAGCTTGCACCATTGCTACGTACAGGTTCCTTTATAGTACTTGTTATGCCGGCTCTGGCCGTTTTAAAGGGTGGTTTTCAATCAAGAGGTATTATGGAACCGATTGCTTACGCACAAGTACTGGAGCAAACTGTAAGAGTATGTTTCATTTTGGTAGGTACATTTATTGTGATGACAACGACAAAGTCGCTTTATGGTGCTGGACAAATGGCAATTACAGGTACGGTCATCGGTGAATGTTTTGGGTTTTTACTACTTGCGTATATCTTTAAAAAACGCTTTGGGACATTTATAGGTAAGCAACAACAACAAATAGCAAGTCTACCCGTTTTGAAAGAAGTCACTTTACTAAGTTTAAGTGTTAGTATGAGTAGCCTGTTATTACTGGGCTATCAGCTAGTAGATTCTTTTACCATCTATTCACTACTAATTGACAGTGGGATGGATCAGACTATAGCAAAGGAAACGAAGGGTATATATGATCGTGGACAGCCATTAGTACAGTTAGGTATTGTCATTGCTTCCTCGCTATCGCTTGCCATTGTCCCACTTGTTGCCCATATGTCAAAAAAACGGGAAGGGCGGAGTGCTATCCCGTTTATTCAACTAACCTATAGATCATCTGTATTATTTGGTTGGGCGGCATCTCTAGGCTTAATTTTAGTTATGCCTTATATTAACGCGATGCTCTTTAAAACAGATGCGCTATCAGACGTACTGATGTTATACGTGCTACAAATTGTACCTTTGTCGATCATTTTAACATTTACTGCAATTTTACAAGGCTACGGAAAATTAAAAAAGCCAGCGCTCTTTTTATTTACAGGCTTTATCATGAAAATATTATTAAATGTGCTGACTATTGATTCGCTTGGGGTACTAGGTGCAGCCATAGCAAACAATGTCGGGCTGTTGTTCTCGGCGCTAGCCCTTGTTTTTTACTTAAAAAAAATTACAGGTATTCAATTAGCGCCTGTGAATTTTTATAAAAAGATCAGCGTGGCTTCGCTAAGTATGACAGTGGTAGTTGTCCTCTGGTTACAATTTGCCCCAACATTTTTAAGTAATTTTTTATCGGCGCGTTTTGTAGCTGTGGTAGCAGGCCTTAGTGCAGTCAGTATAGGTGCATTTGTAATGATTACAGTCATAGCAAAGCTACGCGTGCTTGCAGAAAAAGAGTGGTATTTACTACCGTTTGGTAGAAGAATGGCGGTATATCAACTATGGTTAAATCGAAAAAAGTAG
- a CDS encoding ribose-phosphate diphosphokinase → MPYQYANSQLKIFSLNSNNPLAQEIAQEMGVELGKSSVKHFSDGEIQISIEESIRGCDVFIVQSTSAPVNEHLMELLIMVDAVKRASARTVNVVMPYYGYARQDRKAKAREPITAKLVANLLETAGATRVIVLDLHAPQIQGFFDILIDHLMAVPLLSDYFKSKGIPAEEIVIVSPDHGGVTRARKMAERLKAPIAIIDKRRPKPNVAEVMNIVGNVDGKVAILIDDIIDTAGTITIGADALRAAGAKEVYACCSHPVLSGPAIDRIEKSAIKELVVTNTIQLSDEKKSPKITELSVAKLMADAISRVYENKSVSTLFD, encoded by the coding sequence ATGCCGTATCAATATGCAAACTCACAATTAAAAATATTCTCACTTAACTCAAACAATCCACTTGCTCAAGAAATTGCGCAAGAAATGGGTGTTGAATTAGGTAAATCTTCTGTGAAACACTTCAGCGATGGAGAGATTCAAATTAGTATTGAAGAAAGTATTCGAGGTTGTGACGTGTTTATCGTGCAGTCTACTTCTGCACCTGTAAACGAACATTTAATGGAGCTTTTAATAATGGTGGATGCGGTAAAACGTGCATCTGCTCGTACAGTTAACGTTGTAATGCCTTACTATGGTTATGCTCGTCAAGACCGTAAAGCAAAAGCACGAGAGCCAATTACAGCTAAATTAGTGGCAAACTTACTTGAAACGGCTGGTGCAACGCGTGTTATCGTATTAGATTTACATGCACCACAAATCCAAGGATTCTTCGATATATTAATCGACCATTTAATGGCAGTACCTTTACTTTCTGACTACTTCAAATCAAAAGGTATTCCAGCAGAAGAAATCGTTATTGTTTCTCCTGACCATGGTGGTGTAACACGTGCTCGTAAAATGGCAGAACGCTTAAAAGCCCCAATCGCTATTATTGATAAGCGCCGTCCAAAACCAAATGTTGCAGAAGTGATGAACATCGTAGGTAATGTTGACGGTAAAGTGGCAATCTTGATTGATGATATTATCGATACTGCAGGAACAATCACAATCGGTGCAGATGCATTACGTGCTGCTGGTGCAAAAGAAGTTTATGCTTGCTGTTCTCACCCAGTACTATCAGGTCCAGCAATTGACCGTATCGAAAAATCAGCAATTAAGGAACTAGTGGTAACGAATACAATTCAGCTTTCTGATGAGAAAAAATCTCCAAAAATCACAGAGCTTTCAGTAGCTAAATTAATGGCAGATGCAATTTCTCGCGTATACGAAAATAAATCAGTAAGTACTTTATTTGATTAA
- the mfd gene encoding transcription-repair coupling factor, whose amino-acid sequence MEVLRKLVSQDKHITSFIQEIQSGITKSQLITGLTGSARPVLVDALFEYIQKPVYIVSPNLLQAQKMVDELVGLLGEEHVHYYPADEFIAADLSVASPELRAERIATLDCLARGERAVYIVPVAGLRKMMPPKEHWLQYFLQTAVGEDIRIEEWLQTLVAMGYVRNSMVTTPGEFALRGGILDIYPPYLEAPIRIELFDTEVDSIRTFSADDQRSIDKLQKVRILPASEVILTKEERMTLANRLEAALATSLKKVKKQETKELLYQHIQYDIELLQQGNLPDYVNKYGSLLYEKTAYLGDYFAQDGIVLFDELGRIQEVMDAWEREEEEWFLSLIEEGKMVHDVKPAFSLKEILAMLSQQKLFLSLFSRTFAGISFNKATNFSCKPMQQFHGQMALLQSEIERWLMGKFTVLIVARDKDRVKRVQQMLEEYDIHATIGEPNEPGIYIADGVLSSGFELPLQRLAIVTEDELFKQQAKKKARAQKMTNAERIKSYTEIKPGDYVVHVHHGIGKYIGVETLEVNGTHKDYLHIRYRADDKLYVPVEQIDLIQKYVASEDREPKLHKLGGAEWKKAKAKVSSAVQDIADDLIKLYAKREAEKGHAFEPDNDDQRTFEASFPYEETEDQLRSIVEVKRDMERERPMDRLVCGDVGYGKTEVAIRAAFKAIQDGKQVAFLVPTTILAQQHYETIRERFQDFAINVGLLSRFRTKKEQTATLKGLKEGQVDIVVGTHRILSKDLTFQDLGLLIVDEEQRFGVTHKEKIKQLKTNVDVLTLTATPIPRTLHMSMVGVRDLSVIETPPANRFPVQTYVMEHSGALVREAIEREMARGGQVFYLYNRVEDMARKVDEIQMLVPEARIGHANGKMTESELESVILAFLEGDYDVLVTTTIIETGVDIPNVNTLIVHDADRMGLAQLYQLRGRVGRSNRVAYAYFMYQRDKVLTDVAEQRLQAIKEFTELGSGFKIAMRDLSIRGAGNLLGAQQHGFIDSVGFDLYSQMLEEAIAERQTGVKKEDKPEIEILLNIDAYIPDAYIPDGYQKIQMYKRIKAMDQIEDYGEIMEELEDRFGDLPVETERLLRIARMKVWGLGAGVMSVKEKQKVISILFSEEGTAKVDGSKIVSESMKFERAVGFGMDGMQLKLTIDERKSGKYQSFDILEEMMQIIDKAKKEQ is encoded by the coding sequence GTGGAAGTTTTACGAAAGCTTGTGTCCCAGGACAAACACATCACATCATTTATACAGGAAATTCAGAGTGGTATTACTAAATCTCAGCTTATAACAGGATTAACAGGAAGCGCACGACCTGTATTGGTCGATGCGTTGTTTGAATATATACAAAAGCCCGTTTATATTGTGTCACCCAATTTATTGCAGGCACAAAAGATGGTTGATGAACTTGTTGGCCTATTAGGTGAAGAGCATGTGCATTATTATCCTGCAGATGAGTTTATTGCTGCAGACTTATCCGTAGCATCGCCAGAACTACGTGCTGAACGTATAGCAACGCTGGATTGTCTAGCGAGGGGTGAGAGAGCGGTTTATATCGTCCCTGTTGCGGGCTTACGTAAAATGATGCCACCCAAGGAGCATTGGCTACAATATTTTTTACAGACAGCTGTTGGTGAGGATATTCGAATTGAGGAATGGCTACAAACGCTAGTGGCGATGGGATATGTGCGTAATTCAATGGTGACCACACCAGGTGAATTTGCATTGCGCGGGGGAATCTTAGACATTTATCCACCCTATTTAGAAGCACCTATTCGTATTGAGCTATTTGATACGGAAGTAGATTCAATTCGTACATTCTCTGCGGATGATCAACGTTCCATCGATAAATTGCAAAAGGTTCGTATTCTACCAGCGTCAGAGGTGATTTTGACAAAGGAAGAGCGAATGACATTAGCAAATCGTTTAGAAGCAGCATTAGCAACCAGCTTAAAAAAGGTAAAAAAACAGGAGACAAAAGAACTTCTTTATCAACACATTCAATATGACATTGAATTGTTACAACAAGGAAATTTACCGGATTATGTGAACAAATATGGTTCCCTTTTATATGAAAAAACGGCTTATTTAGGTGATTATTTTGCGCAGGATGGCATCGTATTATTTGATGAACTTGGACGTATTCAGGAAGTTATGGATGCGTGGGAACGTGAAGAGGAAGAGTGGTTTTTATCGCTGATTGAAGAAGGAAAGATGGTACACGATGTAAAGCCAGCCTTTTCTTTAAAAGAAATTTTAGCAATGCTTTCACAGCAGAAACTATTTTTATCATTATTCTCACGGACATTTGCGGGCATTTCATTTAATAAAGCAACTAACTTCTCTTGTAAGCCGATGCAGCAATTCCATGGTCAGATGGCGTTGTTACAAAGTGAAATTGAACGATGGCTGATGGGCAAATTCACTGTGTTGATAGTCGCTAGAGATAAGGATCGTGTTAAACGTGTACAGCAGATGCTAGAAGAATATGATATCCATGCTACAATTGGGGAACCAAATGAGCCAGGGATTTATATTGCCGATGGCGTTTTGTCGAGTGGTTTTGAATTACCATTACAGCGCTTGGCGATTGTAACCGAGGATGAATTATTTAAACAACAGGCAAAGAAAAAAGCACGTGCTCAAAAAATGACGAACGCAGAACGTATTAAAAGCTATACAGAAATAAAGCCAGGCGATTATGTCGTGCATGTGCATCATGGTATAGGGAAATATATTGGTGTGGAAACGTTAGAGGTAAACGGTACACATAAGGATTACTTGCATATTCGTTACCGCGCTGATGATAAATTATATGTACCAGTAGAGCAGATAGATCTAATCCAAAAATATGTGGCATCTGAAGACCGTGAACCAAAGCTACATAAATTAGGTGGTGCGGAATGGAAAAAGGCTAAAGCAAAGGTGTCCTCAGCCGTCCAAGACATTGCCGATGATTTAATCAAGTTGTACGCTAAGCGAGAAGCGGAAAAGGGCCATGCATTTGAGCCAGATAATGACGATCAGCGTACTTTTGAAGCATCGTTCCCTTATGAAGAAACGGAGGATCAGCTACGTTCAATTGTTGAAGTGAAGCGCGATATGGAGCGTGAGCGACCGATGGATCGACTTGTATGTGGAGATGTTGGATACGGTAAAACAGAAGTAGCAATTCGTGCAGCATTTAAAGCCATCCAGGATGGCAAGCAGGTTGCCTTCCTTGTACCGACAACGATTCTAGCGCAACAACATTATGAAACGATCCGCGAACGGTTCCAAGACTTTGCCATCAATGTGGGATTATTATCTCGTTTCCGTACGAAAAAAGAGCAAACAGCGACGTTAAAGGGTTTAAAAGAAGGGCAAGTAGATATTGTTGTTGGGACACACCGTATTTTATCCAAGGATTTAACGTTCCAAGACTTGGGTCTGCTTATTGTGGATGAGGAGCAGCGCTTTGGTGTTACACATAAGGAAAAAATTAAGCAACTGAAAACGAATGTCGATGTTTTAACATTAACGGCCACACCAATTCCAAGAACACTCCATATGTCTATGGTTGGTGTACGTGATTTGTCGGTTATTGAAACGCCACCTGCAAATCGTTTTCCTGTACAAACATATGTCATGGAGCATAGTGGTGCATTAGTGCGTGAAGCCATTGAACGAGAAATGGCACGTGGTGGCCAAGTATTCTACTTATACAACCGAGTGGAAGATATGGCTCGTAAGGTCGATGAGATTCAAATGCTTGTCCCTGAGGCACGTATTGGACATGCAAATGGGAAAATGACTGAATCGGAATTAGAATCTGTGATTTTAGCCTTTTTAGAAGGTGACTACGATGTCCTTGTTACGACAACGATTATTGAAACTGGTGTTGATATCCCTAATGTGAATACGCTTATTGTACACGATGCTGATCGCATGGGTTTAGCACAGCTTTATCAATTGCGTGGCCGTGTTGGGCGTTCGAATCGTGTGGCGTATGCGTACTTTATGTATCAGCGTGATAAGGTACTAACAGATGTGGCTGAGCAACGACTGCAGGCCATTAAAGAGTTTACGGAGCTAGGGTCAGGCTTTAAGATCGCGATGCGCGATTTGTCAATTCGTGGTGCTGGAAACTTACTTGGCGCGCAGCAGCATGGCTTTATTGATTCAGTTGGCTTCGACCTGTACTCGCAAATGCTTGAAGAGGCCATTGCAGAACGCCAGACAGGTGTGAAAAAAGAGGATAAGCCTGAAATAGAAATTTTACTAAATATTGACGCATATATACCGGATGCATATATACCAGATGGTTATCAAAAAATTCAGATGTATAAGCGTATCAAGGCAATGGATCAAATTGAGGATTATGGAGAGATCATGGAGGAGTTAGAGGATCGCTTTGGAGATCTTCCGGTTGAAACAGAGCGTTTATTGCGTATTGCTCGTATGAAGGTCTGGGGCTTGGGCGCAGGCGTAATGTCAGTAAAGGAAAAACAAAAGGTTATCTCAATTTTGTTTTCTGAAGAAGGTACAGCGAAGGTTGATGGTAGCAAAATTGTTTCAGAGTCAATGAAGTTTGAGCGAGCTGTTGGATTTGGCATGGACGGCATGCAATTGAAATTAACAATTGATGAACGTAAAAGCGGAAAATATCAATCGTTTGATATTTTAGAAGAAATGATGCAAATTATTGACAAAGCAAAAAAAGAGCAGTGA
- the mazG gene encoding bifunctional methyltransferase/pyrophosphohydrolase YabN: MNTLTVIGLGAGDFDQLQMGVYKKLKAAKHLYVRTVDHPVLETLSAEGLQFEGFDAVYEKHGTFQPVYEEIAEKLIEAAVIGDVMYAVPGHPLVAEQTVQLLIAAADERKVNLVIEGGQSFLDPIFGALKIDPIEGFQLLDGTSFSMNDINMRQHVLIAQVYDTFSASEVKLTLMEKYDDEYPVTVVTAAGSSQEKLVTVPLYELDQSVEVNNLTTVYVPPVKSQEEALRDWTTFREIIATLRGPDGCPWDQKQTHESLKKYLLEEAHEYLAAVDAEDDFAMIEELGDVLLQVFLHAQIGEDQGYFTLEDVLASVSEKMIRRHPHVFGDVSIEDADGVVANWEAIKAEEKGISEKPLLKEEYRASSSLQTAYNYQKRAAKVGFDWPDVSGAWDKFAEEWQEFRNEVTKGSNATRLDEFGDVLFTLVNLARFYKLSPEEAMLHANEKFARRFGFVEKKVKASGKPFTAYTLEQLDAFWDEAKQLERE, translated from the coding sequence TTGAATACATTAACAGTAATTGGCCTTGGAGCTGGTGATTTCGATCAGTTACAAATGGGCGTTTATAAAAAACTGAAGGCAGCAAAACATTTATATGTTCGGACAGTCGATCATCCCGTACTAGAAACGCTATCAGCCGAGGGTTTGCAATTTGAGGGCTTTGACGCAGTATATGAAAAGCATGGTACATTCCAGCCTGTCTATGAGGAAATTGCAGAAAAGCTGATCGAAGCAGCTGTAATTGGAGACGTGATGTATGCTGTACCAGGACATCCACTTGTGGCAGAGCAAACGGTGCAGCTTTTAATTGCTGCGGCAGATGAGAGAAAAGTAAATTTAGTCATTGAAGGTGGACAAAGTTTTCTTGATCCAATTTTTGGCGCATTAAAAATTGATCCGATTGAGGGTTTTCAGTTACTTGATGGAACAAGTTTTTCCATGAACGATATCAATATGCGTCAGCATGTTTTAATAGCGCAAGTATATGATACATTCAGCGCATCGGAAGTGAAGTTGACGTTGATGGAGAAATATGATGATGAATATCCCGTAACTGTTGTTACTGCAGCTGGTTCTTCACAAGAAAAGTTAGTGACAGTCCCTCTTTATGAGTTAGACCAAAGTGTTGAGGTGAATAATTTAACAACTGTCTACGTGCCACCAGTAAAATCCCAAGAGGAAGCATTGCGAGATTGGACAACCTTCCGTGAAATTATTGCTACTTTACGCGGACCAGATGGCTGTCCATGGGATCAAAAACAGACACATGAATCATTAAAAAAATATTTACTGGAAGAAGCACATGAATATTTGGCTGCTGTAGATGCAGAGGATGACTTTGCGATGATTGAGGAGCTTGGGGATGTTCTATTACAAGTATTCTTACATGCACAAATTGGAGAAGACCAAGGATACTTCACACTAGAAGATGTTTTGGCTTCAGTTAGTGAAAAAATGATTCGTCGTCATCCACATGTCTTTGGAGATGTATCTATAGAGGATGCAGATGGTGTTGTTGCAAATTGGGAAGCTATTAAAGCTGAAGAAAAAGGAATTAGTGAAAAGCCATTGTTGAAAGAGGAATACCGTGCGTCATCCTCCCTGCAAACTGCTTATAATTATCAAAAACGGGCAGCTAAGGTTGGTTTTGATTGGCCTGATGTGAGCGGTGCTTGGGATAAGTTTGCAGAGGAATGGCAGGAATTCCGCAATGAGGTGACGAAAGGTTCTAATGCAACACGTCTCGATGAGTTTGGGGATGTATTGTTTACACTTGTTAACTTAGCACGATTTTATAAGTTGTCACCAGAGGAAGCCATGCTACATGCTAATGAGAAGTTTGCAAGACGCTTTGGCTTTGTAGAGAAAAAGGTGAAAGCAAGTGGTAAGCCATTTACAGCATATACTTTAGAACAATTAGATGCTTTCTGGGATGAAGCGAAGCAGTTAGAAAGGGAGTAA